One window of the Salminus brasiliensis chromosome 1, fSalBra1.hap2, whole genome shotgun sequence genome contains the following:
- the LOC140558829 gene encoding low density lipoprotein receptor adapter protein 1 isoform X1, with amino-acid sequence MDALKSAGRAIIKSPGVPRHTWGTSKHEKLPENWTDTKETLLEGMVFNVKYLGMTLVGQPKGEDMAAAAIRRIVTTARATAKKFRKVTLNVSPKGIIITDTETSDLIEDVSIYRISYCTADKTQDKVFAYVSQSQFNETLECHAFLCQKKKIAQAVTLTVAQAFKVALDLWEIAQEDKSKKAHTCCSGAVSQVETKPHCDSEAEKAQALMEHKLRKPFFSSSIHSPSPRSNPTRRRPVKHDSWDVEDGLDDTFSSNMEVEEMDTDWQSPAPEQCLRMQL; translated from the exons agCTCCCGGAGAACTGGACTGACACCAAGGAGACCCTTCTGGAGGGGATggtttttaatgtgaaataccTGGGCATGACGCTGGTGGGCCAGCCTAAGGGAGAGGACATGGCAGCTGCAGCCATCCGAAGGATTGTCACCACG GCTCGTGCCACTGCAAAGAAGTTCCGGAAGGTCACCCTCAATGTCTCTCCTAAAGGAATCATCATTACAGACACGGAGACCAGCGACCTCATTGAGGATGTGTCTATTTACAG AATTTCCTACTGCACTGCTGATAAAACTCAGGATAAGGTGTTTGCCTACGTCTCTCAGAGTCAGTTCAACGAAACCCTGGAGTGCCATGCCTTCCTCTGCCAAAAGAAGAAAATT GCCCAGGCAGTCACCCTCACAGTAGCACAGGCATTTAAAGTGGCTCTGGACCTCTGGGAGATTGCTCAAGAAG ACAAAAGTAAGAAGGCTCACACGTGCTGTTCTGGCGCTGTCTCTCAGGTGGAAACAAAACCTCACTGTGACTCAG AGGCTGAAAAAGCCCAGGCCCTGATGGAGCACAAGTTGAGGAAgcccttcttctcttcttccaTCCATTCGCCATCTCCACGCAGTAATCCCACCCGGAGACGGCCTGTTAAACACGACTCTTGG GATGTGGAAGATGGCCTCGATGACACATTTTCAAG CAATATGGAGGTGGAGGAGATGGACACAG ACTGGCAGAGTCCCGCTCCAGAACAGTGTCTGAGGATGCAGCTGTGA